The Silene latifolia isolate original U9 population chromosome 4, ASM4854445v1, whole genome shotgun sequence region atcaccttattcCTTTCAGCTGTGAACTTTCTTCGTCTCTGCTGGATGGGCTTGCATCCTGGGTCTACGCTGAgttgtgtgttatgatggatgggtcTATTCTTATCATGTCATCATGGGACcatgcgaaacaatccatgttgGCTTGCAAGAATTTGATTAGGTGCTGTCTAAGGTCTCCTGTGCATCCAGCCCCTATTAGCACGGTCttctctgggtgcagcttgtccaggttgatctgaTCTAGCTCCTCGACTGGAGGctcaatgtattcgtcctggacatgctgtttctgtaattgctatgctggaggGTTGGCAGTGCATTTTAATGCcttcttgtagcagcctctagcttcctcctggtctCCTCGGATTGTCTCTACTTCCCATGGCGTGGGAAACTTTAcacattgatgatatgttgagggaACTGCTTTCATcaggtgcaaccatggtcttccaagAATAACATTGTAAGTAGATGGCCCATCTATGACCAAGTACCTTACCTATTTATTGACTCCTCCTGCATAGGTTGGGATCACGATTTCTCCCAATGAGTTAGCTGtctctccactgaaccctaccagcGGGATGGTTTTGTTCTGCAAGTCcttctcgctgaaccccatgttttctatggtttttagcatgattaggttgaccgagctACCAGTATCTACCAGAACCTTTCTAACCGTGAAATTGGCCATTGACAGTGTTATGATAAATGCATCATGATGTTCTTGACCGTCATGTACATCCTCTTCGTTGAAAGCAACAGCAGGCAGGTCGCTGTGAGAAATCCTGCAGGAAGTTTCTAGTCTGTCTCCCTTAGTCTCAGTAGCGCGCCTtttggctgctgaatatgtcaatccgcttaagtctgagccgcctgttatcacgtttattatcttggtgcATGTAGGTGGCGCTGCGGGCTTTGCGGAGCtcaccttatcctgctgcttgcccccacgtggtaataggtggctcaactCCCCTTGCTCGTACATGCGCCTAATCTCCCTGCGTAGGGTGTAGCAATCTTCCGTGTTATGCCCGATGTCACGATGGAACTCACATTTTTTCTTACTGTCTTTTCGCCATGACTGCCCTTCTACTGGTGGCCTGGGCCACCTTACCccgtctcccatctccctgagtgctttcaggattcctccAACGCTAGTTGTGAATCCATATTCCGCCAGTGTGGGGAGTTGCTGATTCTCTTCCCTGTtatcgattctgttgactcccctaccATATGGCCTGTATCTCTCCTCCTTCTTGCTGGTGGGTTGTTTTCTTATTGACTTCTCCATGGCCGATGTGCAGGATACGCTTGGCGCGCTTGGTATGATGGCTCTAGCTAGGATATCTTTTTCTAGTCTAATCGCAGCTGCTGCCTTTTCTTGCACCGCTTCAAAGCTATGGCAACggtgcatagtcagctgcttATACAAGTCTGACTCATGGTGTAGACCCCTTCTGAAGGCTTCCACTGCTGTTGACACATCACATTCCCGTACCGCCAgcttctcattgttaaatctaGTGTTGTACTCTCCAATGGTCTTACTTGCTCCTTGAACAATTCTGTACAAGTCGCCTGCATGCTTTTGTGGCTTCCGACTGCTTGCGAATTGCTGAGTGAATGCGTTTACCTGGTTGGCAAACGTGGATATTGATCTGTTAGGCAAACTTACGAGCCATCGGAGTGCTGGCCCTGACAGTGTGGATCCAAACCCCTTGCACATACATGCTTCTTTTATGTGTCCTACAACTGCCACTGTCATCATTTTCTACTTGTATTGGCTTAtgtggtcaaagggatctgttgtgccATCAAATAGAGGCATGTTCGGATTTGTGAACCCCTTTGGCATGGCGACAACAGATATTGCATCCACGAACGGCGAGTCAGCATAACTGTCGGGTGCTGCCTTCTCGAGTGGAGGTGGGAGTCCTGGGACCCTGCTTAGCATCTCCTTCAGTTCCAGATACTGCTGGTTGGTCAGGCTTCATGAGTCTGAGCTACGTCTGTCTGCTACCTACTGATTTGGAGTGGTACTTCCAGGCCCTAATTCCTGAGGATTCTGATGCGGCGTACCTAATGGGGCTGAAGTCACGAGCGTTCCCTGGTGCCAGCTTACCTGCG contains the following coding sequences:
- the LOC141651694 gene encoding uncharacterized protein LOC141651694, whose translation is MMTVAVVGHIKEACMCKGFGSTLSGPALRWLVSLPNRSISTFANQVNAFTQQFASSRKPQKHAGDLYRIVQGASKTIGEYNTRFNNEKLAVRECDVSTAVEAFRRGLHHESDLYKQLTMHRCHSFEAVQEKAAAAIRLEKDILARAIIPSAPSVSCTSAMEKSIRKQPTSKKEERYRPYGRGVNRIDNREENQQLPTLAEYGFTTSVGGILKALREMGDGVRWPRPPVEGQSWRKDSKKKCEFHRDIGHNTEDCYTLRREIRRMISHSDLPAVAFNEEDVHDGQEHHDAFIITLSMANFTVRKVLVDTVPSTYHQCVKFPTPWEVETIRGDQEEARGCYKKALKCTANPPA